The genomic DNA CACGCCTCAACATCTAGAAGGCATTACCGTCTACTACATCAATTCTGCGATGGACAGGGATGCGTGGATGCCAGTCGTTCGCGAGTGGTATCCACGCGACCCTTCCGACCCGCAGAAATTTTTGGTCCGGGGCTCAGAGGGCAGTCCAGCTTTCTGCAAGGGCATGGCGCCTGAGCAAGGCGACTATAGCTGCCCATTGGTCGAGTACTTCCAGGACACGGACTCCGCAGTACGGTTCCATGGCCAGAAATGGGTGTTCCCGCAGACAAGTACCGCGTTCACGACCTACAGCAACAGCATCAACCTGTTCCGGGCCTACCGGGACCTCGGCTGGCTGTACGCGGGCGATCTACCCAATGCGTCGCCCGAGCTGCGAGAGATTCTTCTCCACGGGCAGGAGAATCAGCCCTCCGAGGCGCTGAAAACACTGTACGACGAGCAGAAGCCCCGGTACCCGAAGGACGAACAGGTGTGCAGAGGCTGGAGCAGCTAGATAGAAAAGGCCGAGAAGCGGCGGGACGAGGTTCTGTCAGCTGTCGTGTGACAGAACCATAGCGGCCGCTTCTGTCCATTATGAAGAAAAATGAAAAGGCAGTTCGTCGAGAACTGGGGGAAATCTCATGAGACAACTCGTATCAGGCTGACGTCCGTACAAATCAGTCTTGCCGGTAGCCGTAGCCCGGCCTTCCGGCGCGATTACTGGCGCGGTTATCAAACCTCGCCCCCTGACTTCCCCGAAAAATGACGAGCACTTTCCCATACGGACTGGATTCTGTTTTTCTCGTGCATCCGTAGACTTGTTTCCGTCGGATTTGTATCGACAGCGTAAACGGTCACCCTTCAGGCGGAACTCATGAGCAAGTTAATCACGATGGCGGCTCTCGTCATCGCTATGTCGTCACCGGTCACTCTGTTTGCGCAGACGAGCGGGCGCGCGAATAGTGATGCGGGCGAAATGTCGAATACATCTTTGCAGATCGACTTCGAGCGTGACAAGCTGGACGAGCATAGAACGCCTCATGGTCTGCAAGAGACCTCGCTTGCGCAATCGGACGGCGCATCGGACTACACGGCATCCCATGTTGCTCGGCGGGAGAAGAGGCATATGCAGGAGGTGGTTATGAGCTCGTATTCGCCACCCATCGCAGCTGTAGGTCGGTGAGCAGATCTCGAATTCCGCGTGAACTACCGCGTCAGAACCTCTCGGTTTCGCATGACTAAATGATCAAGAGCGAGGAGAACAATACGGACACGATGCTACATACGGCCGACATTGCCCAGATGCGTGTCGCCTGCCGACTTGCAAGCGAGGTGCTTGACTTCGTAACGCCATATGTTTTTGCGGGCATTACGACGGGAGAACTCGACCGTCTCTGTCACGACTACATGGTGAATGTGCAGGGCACAGTTCCTGCGTCGTTAAACTATCAACCGCCCGGATTTCCGCCGTACCCAAAGGCGACGTGCATTTCGGTTAACGATGTGGTCTGCCACGGGATTCCGGGTGAAAAAGTCCTAAAAAATGGCGACATCCTGAACATTGACCTTGCGGTTATCAAGGACGGTCATTTTGGAGATACCAGCCGGATGTTTGTTGTAGGGCAGGGTTCCATTCTCGCGAAGCGGCTCGTCGAGACAACCTATGAATGCATGTGGCTCGGAATCGAACAGGTCCGCCCGGGCGCGCATGTGGGTGATATCGGGCACGCTATCCAGAAACACGCGGAAGCGCGTGGCTATAGCGTTGTGCGCGAATATTGTGGACACGGAATCGGCACAGTGTTTCACGACGAGCCACAGATCCTGCACTATGGACGTCCTGGCACGGGCGAGGAGTTGCAACCCGGAATGATCTTCACGGTCGAGCCTATGATCAATGCCGGGCGGCGCGAGGTACGCACTATGCCGGATCAGTGGACGGTGAAGACCCGCGACCGCAGTCTTTCGGCTCAATGGGAGCACACAGTGCTCGTTACCGAGACCGGCTACGAGGTATTGACGGTCTCCGAGGGTACGCCGGCCACCCCACAAATTCGATAACGCGCCGGCCGGTTCGCGCGGCGGTAGACGTACCCGTGGTGGGTGCATTTTTCATTTCAACGCCTCGATTAGTCTACGCGCCACGCTCATCTGCTCGGACAGTTTGCGTTACGGTTGCGGGGCGGGAGAAGTAGGACGACAAAAAAAGCGGCCGCATTGCTGCGGCCGTAAAAGCTCTGGTCATTCCGAGGGCTGTTCCAGAGCCTGAGAGACTGCGCCTTGGTGCGAGTTCGCACCAGCGACACTACGGCTGAGTGAGCGCTGGGGTGCACTGGCCATCCGACTCCGTCAAAATCTGGATCGGCAAACGGTCCATGTTCGCTTGCCGTGCGGCCTTGTACTCCATGATGCGTGCAGTTTCCGACGCGACGTCTTCCCCGAGATATCGGGCAAGCAGATACAGTGTGGTATCAATCCCTAACGTTACGCCTCCGCCCGTGACGATGTTGCCGGCGTCGATGACAAGCGCTTCCGAGCTGTCAATACCAAATCGTTCAGAAAGCACTGAAAGAGGGCTGATCTCCGGCGGGGCCACCTGAGATTTCGTCGTAGCCGGCTTGCCGTCGAGCAAGCCAGCCGCAGCGAGGATCATTGCCCCCGTACAGACGCTTGCAATGCATTCATTTTCGGCGGCTCGCGACCGTAGAAAACCAAGCATCGATTTGTTGTTCGTCTGGCGTGTCCAACCTGGCCCGCCCGTGACGATAACCACATCGACTGCGGGCGCGTTCGCGAACGCATAGTCCGCGTGCACAGTCAGCCCGTTCTGCAGGACGACTGGCCCCTCAGTTTCCGCGACCGTGAAATATTCCAGGTCGTCTGTTATCCGTTTGGCCATTGACAGGACGCCAACGACAGCCAGATCGACTGGTTCAACCGCTTCATACAGGACAACTGCAACTTTCATTGTCTCCTCCGGACATTGACGAGGGTGTCATCAAAGTCTAGGTTGAGGTTTCCCAAAGGTCAACAAATTGTTTTGTTTTGGGAAACATGATGTCTCTGGTGCAATGTTGTTCAGGCTCCAGCAGCCGTCTCGTCCTGCTCGGATCGTTCCTGCACGACGACCATCGCCTGCGCATCCCCATCAATGCTGTGGCCCCGATGGGGAAGGTCGGAGTCGAAATACACGCAGTCGCCGGCTTCAAGTGTCCATGTCCGCGTGTTGCCGTTTATCACAACCTCGAACGCAACCTTGCCCGACAGCACGAAGATGAACTCCTCGCCGGGATGCTGGAAATACTGGTCGACATCAACGCGGGATGGGAACGTAAAGATGAAAGGGTCCATCGCCTTATGCGCACGCTTGTGCGCAAGGCTGACATAGTCGTAGCCGAACGCCGTGCCACCGCGCGTAACAGGTTTGCGTTCCCAGTGATGGACCACAGAGATTCGGGCGTCGTCCTCCTGATCAGGGCTCGTGGCACCTTCATCAAGAAAGAAGGAGCTCAAGTCCTGACCTAGCGCCCGGCCGATCTTGGCGAGAGACGCGATCGGCGGGGCCTTCACGCCGTTTTCGATCTTCGACAGATATCCCTTGGTAAAGCCAGATTTCGCCGCCAGGGCTTCAAGTGTAAGGCCTCGCTCGGTCCTCAGGGCGCGAACACGGCGACATACGGCGAGCTCA from Paraburkholderia terrae includes the following:
- a CDS encoding helix-turn-helix domain-containing protein yields the protein MAAATRGKIRVADRAALTNVVQLDKAECFPTHRAMSNKRLLKEPTQARTVELPDDPEEPISEDELAVCRRVRALRTERGLTLEALAAKSGFTKGYLSKIENGVKAPPIASLAKIGRALGQDLSSFFLDEGATSPDQEDDARISVVHHWERKPVTRGGTAFGYDYVSLAHKRAHKAMDPFIFTFPSRVDVDQYFQHPGEEFIFVLSGKVAFEVVINGNTRTWTLEAGDCVYFDSDLPHRGHSIDGDAQAMVVVQERSEQDETAAGA
- the map gene encoding type I methionyl aminopeptidase, whose amino-acid sequence is MLHTADIAQMRVACRLASEVLDFVTPYVFAGITTGELDRLCHDYMVNVQGTVPASLNYQPPGFPPYPKATCISVNDVVCHGIPGEKVLKNGDILNIDLAVIKDGHFGDTSRMFVVGQGSILAKRLVETTYECMWLGIEQVRPGAHVGDIGHAIQKHAEARGYSVVREYCGHGIGTVFHDEPQILHYGRPGTGEELQPGMIFTVEPMINAGRREVRTMPDQWTVKTRDRSLSAQWEHTVLVTETGYEVLTVSEGTPATPQIR
- a CDS encoding DJ-1/PfpI family protein — encoded protein: MKVAVVLYEAVEPVDLAVVGVLSMAKRITDDLEYFTVAETEGPVVLQNGLTVHADYAFANAPAVDVVIVTGGPGWTRQTNNKSMLGFLRSRAAENECIASVCTGAMILAAAGLLDGKPATTKSQVAPPEISPLSVLSERFGIDSSEALVIDAGNIVTGGGVTLGIDTTLYLLARYLGEDVASETARIMEYKAARQANMDRLPIQILTESDGQCTPALTQP